The Fluviispira sanaruensis sequence CTTTAATGAATAATTTACAAAAAGAAAACGGAATGTCTACAATCTTGATCACCCATGATCTAGGGGTTGTTGCCGAAACATGCGATGATGTTGTAGTTATGTATGCTGGAAAAGTTGTTGAAAAATCAAGTGCAAAAGAATTGTTTACTAATCCCAAACATCCTTATACAATTGGCTTGCTTAATTCAATACCAAAACTTGGTGAAAAAAAACATAGATTAAATACAATTCCCGGAATTGTCCCCTCACTGGCAAACTTACCAAAAGGATGTCGTTTTCAAGATAGATGTCCTTTAGCTACAAAAGAATGTAAAGAAACAGAACCTGAGTTAAAATTAATCAATCCTAATAAATATGCTGCATGTTTTAAAATATAAATATATAAGGATCATTAAATGGCTGAGACTATTTTCAACTCCGTACCTAAGCACAATTACAGTGAACAAGAACCAACAATTAATCCTGAAGAATTCCGCAAAGTCATTCATTCTAGACGTAGTGTTCGTTTGTTTAATGGAACACCCATACCAGAAGAAATTATGAATGAATGTTTAGACTTGGCTCTTCTTGCCCCAAATTCATCAAATTTGCAACCTTGGGAGTTTTATTGGGTAAAATCGCCTGATAAAAAAAGTGAACTGGTAAAAGCATGTCTTTCTCAACCCGCCGCAAGCACAGCTGCAGAACTTATCGTTTGTGTTGCAAGATCCAAAACTTGGAAACAAAATGCAAATATAATGTTAGATGTATTTGCCAAAAGCAATGCTAAAATACCCAGTAGTGTCATTGATTATTATAAAAAAATTGTTCCACTTGCATATACACAAGGTTACTTCAGTATTTTAGGAACATTAAAACGTCTTATTTTATCTGTCCGTGGTTTAAAAACTCCAACACCAAGAAATCCAGTGAGCAATAGTGATATGATACTTTGGGCAACAAAATCTTGTGCTCTCGCAACAGAAAATCTCATGCTTGCATTAAGAGCATTCTCATTTGATTCATGCCCAATGGAAGGATTTGATGCGAATAGAATTGAAAAAATATTAGATCTTCCACCTGATGCACATATAGTTATGGTTATTGGAGCAGGAAAAAGATCTCCGAATGGGATTTATGGCCCCCGTATCCGTTTTGAAAGAAATTTATTTATTAAAGAGGTTTAAAAATCAATGATAGATGAAGATATTTTGCAAATAAAAAATTTAGTAAAATACTTTCCTATATTTGGAGGTATTTTTGGCAAAGAAGTTGCAAAAGTTCACGCTGTCGATGACATCTCATTTAAATTAAAAAAAGGACAAACCTTAGGACT is a genomic window containing:
- a CDS encoding nitroreductase family protein, with protein sequence MAETIFNSVPKHNYSEQEPTINPEEFRKVIHSRRSVRLFNGTPIPEEIMNECLDLALLAPNSSNLQPWEFYWVKSPDKKSELVKACLSQPAASTAAELIVCVARSKTWKQNANIMLDVFAKSNAKIPSSVIDYYKKIVPLAYTQGYFSILGTLKRLILSVRGLKTPTPRNPVSNSDMILWATKSCALATENLMLALRAFSFDSCPMEGFDANRIEKILDLPPDAHIVMVIGAGKRSPNGIYGPRIRFERNLFIKEV